Below is a window of Engraulis encrasicolus isolate BLACKSEA-1 unplaced genomic scaffold, IST_EnEncr_1.0 scaffold_800_np1212, whole genome shotgun sequence DNA.
CCTGAGGGGATGAAAGATTtcttgtagggctgcacgatattagaaataTATGCGATACgaacgataacatgactgtataccacAATATCGATATTACTCTAGTCGCAATATTTAATATACACATATaccatattttcccctctctacttgtcaGTCTACAGTTTATCATGTATAGAACAACTGAGAGCAATAATTAgtttccaacattattttcatTAGGAAAAACATGACTAATATACAGAATCAACTTCAAATGTGAACCTTAAtacctttttttaaccttttcaccaaattcgctgttattaaaaattaaaaagaaggTGTCAAGATTTACCCAACTTTTGCGATACATGTATTGCGAACCGTGATATTGCGATAACAGTACATttttgatatattgtgcagccctaatttctTGTATCTGTTTTTGTGCGCTAGTGGTACTTTGCAGTGCTGACCAGTAATATTGACAGCCTGATTCACAATGCCTATTTAGTGTGTGCAACCTTGTTTTTGGTGGGCACTTCTTTGAGCAGGTTGTGTAGCTGGCATTTGTTGTTGTTCCCTTCCCCTTTATTTGGAATTGTGTTAGTTTTTTTCTGCTATATCTGTGTTTTTTGTATATTTTACAGTATCACCGTGGAAGGGCCTCTGCTACATGGCGAAGAAAAAAATGGGTCTTTGGAATTTTAGGAATAAGAAACGAGCGGAGGCGTCCCATTCTGCggctggtgaggagaagaggacggCAGAATCTTATTCCGATAGTGGTGAAACATGTGCGTCCAGGAACCACCTTAATCAGCGACGAGTGGCGCGCTTACAGGGGCGCATTAGGTGCCATGGGCTACACCCACTTCACCGTGAACCATTCCAGATGGTTTGTTGATCCTAACAGTGGGGCCCATACTCAGCACCTGGAGAGGGCCTGGTTGAAATATAAGTCCTCCATTTGGAGGCTTCGTGGAAACCGAACGGAAAAAATGCTGAAGGATCACCTCTCAGTCATTGAGTGGACCCACTGGCTGGGCAGCGAACACCGCAATGGTCCCCTTGGTAGTCTCATACGTGACATTCGCCACCAGTACCCGGTTTAGAAGGAGAATTTCTTAAGCTTCAGGcgacaatgttttttctttttttttcgatagttcaaagtactttgttatatttgtaattaaaaaaaaaaatatatatatatatatatatatatatatatatataatatatatatatatatatatatatatatatatatatatatgaagagttcagatgcaaaaccccctaactccatttctgaagacctgcacttctatatttttagagaaccccattgttggtttggcttacaatcatgtacttgataatacatataaatagctatattacataaataaaataaaaaaacatgcaattTTGATATCttagtattaaataaaaatgaattaagattattttctgaaaaggcacttagggggttttgcatctgaactcttcatatatatatatatatatatatatatatatatatatatgttgtaCACAATCCGGAGAGCATCTGGAGATTtaaattcattttcattctcaAATTCAGTTCAGGGTAGTAAaggtcagagccatacagaggggagagtcgggcaatctccgctgtgtgctaaggccgacttcctcattagcaaaattagctgttttagcttctcagtactgctcagcgttgcgagtgttagttcctagtagtgggcgtagcacacagcaaatgcaatgcgatgcaatgcagggaatatgacaagacttgctgttcgtagtaataacttcagataaacatcacagatggtaaaactgttgtgattatcaccaccgagacaattgatggtttacatatttgtggtgattaccccgcagtatagttcgttagtccttatgtttggctgttaatgtggtggttctatgttgtgagtctatggaaagacagccgctttaggaacacccttatctcgctgaaaggcggagctgccgtttaattcctggtcctccaatcgcgtaactctcccctctgtatggctctggtaaaGGTGTGTGTCCATAggtttttgaggtgtgtgtgtgggtggtgggggtaTGGGTGCATGCATGAATGGGCGAAGgagcgtttttgttttgttttttttttggggttttttttttttttttgaacgtgtgtgtgttacaagatGTGAAGGCCTATGACTTGctttcataataataaaaaagttatTGTTCTCTGTCTGGTGTTTTGATTGTATTTCAAAATTCGAAAATACACTAcatcaaaataggcctatgtaatgagtTATGTGTTATAATGCTGTGACTTCACTTGGCGGGGGAGTTAATGATTGGGAAGGTTGTTAATGATTGATTAGTTGACTGTATAGAAATGGTTGATTACACACTTGTTTTCAGTATAGTAATCATGTGTTAACCTATCATAATGTCATGGCTTTACTTAAGGTGGCCAAGAAAACGTGAATGAATATTGTAGTAATCATGTGCACACATGATCAtgtaatgactttacttggggtgGCCAAGACAACATGAATTCATAATATACTACTATGTCAATGATATGTAATATATTAAACATTAGGCTGGTCATTGGCTGATATAACCTAGAAGGTATCAGATGCATGTGTGGGCACAATCACGTCACTGGGTGGtctaagtaggcctatgattATCAGTATGAGAAGTGGTGACTTGGCGTTTGGCCTACCACAAGGGTCTTATCATTCTCTAATTGTAAGCTAGCCTATTAATATAATGGCCTATATTTGGTTACGGTTTGAACTGAAATACGTTTATACTTTATAAAGAAGTAAGGTCATTGaaatcgtgaaaaaaaaactgactaaatgtgGAAGTCGTCGCTGCAGCGCCACAGAAACTCCTTCTGCTGACTACCTTCAGGGCGTTGATGATGGCTGGCTGACCACACATCGGAACGGGAGACATCTTAAATAAGCCACTAAAATAATGCAGATGGTGGGAAACGAAACATTACATTAAGACGGGAGCAGGTAATAAGAATGAAACGTGACTCCCCGTGTTTGCGGGGAGGCGGGGGggtgtaggctactatgatggccTGGAGAGGTTGCTTCAAGGCCACTGTCTGCAGGTGACGAAGGAAGTGTCGAACGCCACAGCCGCTGTTCCTGACAATGCTCTGTAGCTTCTCTGAAGTTGCCCATTGCCTGGTTGAGATGACTGGCTCCACACGGCGAGGATTGTTATGCACATTGGCAATGGGCTGATTATTTCGGCTGGTCATAGAAATCCACACTAGTAgcctaaacataggctaggccagggtttcccaaactgtggtccgtgcacccctggggttgcgcagcctgccataagggggtgcgcgagctgaatagagcaatggtgagagtttttatacagcaccaatgaactttaagtagtttttaattgtatggtggaagggtccatttgaagtgcagtttaactccaagacttggaaaagaggattattcaaaactgagcataatgtgcagtgaatgcacagtgaatccatacttgcgtggccatcagcacaccaaaatagcctattcgctaagggggtgcgcgagccacaatgaaatgtacaagggggtgcgcgggtaaaaagtttgggaaccgcttagcctgagtgtcatttaatgactacaacattattccattattgctggaaaggcaacattaactaaggttggattcatgtatgactgggttgatctgacaggattttcatcagccatgatatgttaaccttgtaattcacaccacgaatttccctctgatataccacatttacttaatggtgagtcctcatcactcatgtcatgactccttattaactaatgatagattaaatatcactatgtacataaatcatgtgttaattcaccataaatcatacattacttccaacattattccgttataattcatgcaccattattgtaaagtgttacccactacTTTAATATTgtgaagagcctttaatatgatGGGCTGATTCATTACGAGCAAGTGTATTCTTCAGAGCCTCTGATTTACAGATTTGGTTGATTTTCTGTTTTTGTAAGTAGTTAATCATGTATTGGCTtgaccccattagaatagctcatatctcggaaagggctgagccgaaaaatgcggcATCAATGGAtactgacaagtgaagggtagtgtgagcattacaacagcacattgaaattggcaggagttgccctttaaagggccccctcataattagcgatgcagagcttactcaccggtgggccccgcaccctcggggccccctattttcagatatggagggtgcagggcccaccgggaaatgc
It encodes the following:
- the LOC134444872 gene encoding uncharacterized protein LOC134444872 codes for the protein MTRRTGGRTDGFQWECRHASYKGRKCTSTIRRGSFFERSKISLSSWMTFIYRFSQGLRLRQSDMVQDGIARSSRTLSKMAGSLRKICKRAMKKHARSHDQKVGGQGEFAMIDESCFRHKRKYHRGRASATWRRKKWVFGILGIRNERRRPILRLVRRRGRQNLIPIVVKHVRPGTTLISDEWRAYRGALGAMGYTHFTVNHSRWFVDPNSGAHTQHLERAWLKYKSSIWRLRGNRTEKMLKDHLSVIEWTHWLGSEHRNGPLGSLIRDIRHQYPV